The following are encoded in a window of Suncus etruscus isolate mSunEtr1 chromosome 16, mSunEtr1.pri.cur, whole genome shotgun sequence genomic DNA:
- the LOC126032382 gene encoding protein lin-28 homolog A-like, whose product MGSVSNQQFAGSCAKAPEEAREDSARAAEEPQLLHGAGICKWFNVRMGFGFLSMTARAGVALDPPVDVFVHQSKLHMEGFRSLKEGEAVEFTFKKSAKGLESIRVTGPGGVFCIGSERRPKGKNMQKRRSKGDRCYNCGGLDHHAKECKLPPQPKKCHFCQSISHMVASCPLKAQQAPSSQGKPAYFREEEEEIHSPALLPEAQN is encoded by the coding sequence ATGGGCTCTGTGTCCAACCAGCAGTTCGCAGGTAGCTGCGCCAAGGCGCCGGAGGAGGCGCGGGAGGACTCGGCGCGGGCGGCCGAGGAGCCGCAGCTGCTGCACGGGGCCGGCATCTGTAAGTGGTTCAACGTGCGCATGGGGTTCGGCTTCCTGTCCATGACCGCCCGCGCCGGGGTCGCGCTCGACCCCCCGGTGGACGTCTTTGTGCATCAGAGTAAACTGCACATGGAAGGTTTCCGGAGCCTGAAGGAGGGGGAGGCAGTGGAATTCACCTTTAAGAAGTCTGCCAAGGGCCTGGAATCTATTCGAGTCACCGGTCCTGGTGGGGTGTTCTGTATTGGGAGTGAGAGGCGGCCCAAAGGGAAGAACATGCAGAAGCGGAGATCTAAGGGAGACAGGTGCTACAACTGTGGCGGTCTAGACCATCATGCCAAAGAATGCAAACTGCCACCCCAGCCCAAGAAGTGCCACTTCTGCCAGAGTATCAGCCATATGGTGGCCTCCTGTCCACTGAAGGCCCAGCAGGCCCCCAGCTCCCAGGGGAAGCCTGCCTACttcagggaggaagaagaggagatcCATTCCCCTGCCCTGCTGCCTGAGGCCCAGAATTGA